The following coding sequences are from one Psychrobacter sp. AH5 window:
- a CDS encoding DUF1853 family protein — protein MFKLATQPLSNFVLDKDYAPWEVFRRPFVRDLAYVLACPNVLTQWIDFSPHQNTHPIAVHNSEFWTMQFEAYKSRLDELDATNAYQQLTRYLLSRPSPNRLGFHFEGLLSFWLEDGYARGLHPYETLASNIQLYNGKQTVGELDLILYNHTDKLTEHWELAIKFFIGSKPFAPTDWVGINSNDNLQRKMTYMQNKQFRAIWVDTKDHGRVKIDKRYGIIKGRFFLPMGMTDFTYPKWLATNFPMHQWCDINDNSSLAKLNLSHLRFAHYIEWFTKRDFYDGQHSLPTWPDDKQPRTGLYFENDCPIVIYPRQTAYDK, from the coding sequence ATGTTCAAGCTAGCGACTCAGCCGCTCTCTAACTTTGTTTTGGATAAAGACTATGCTCCATGGGAGGTTTTTCGTCGTCCCTTCGTGCGTGATCTAGCATACGTTCTCGCTTGCCCTAACGTTTTGACTCAGTGGATTGACTTCTCGCCGCATCAAAATACTCATCCTATTGCCGTACATAATAGCGAATTTTGGACAATGCAGTTTGAGGCTTACAAATCACGTTTGGATGAGTTAGATGCCACTAATGCTTATCAGCAGTTGACGCGCTACTTACTATCGCGTCCTAGCCCGAATCGTTTAGGCTTTCATTTTGAGGGCTTATTATCATTTTGGTTAGAGGACGGCTACGCACGTGGATTACACCCTTATGAGACGCTTGCAAGTAATATTCAGCTATATAACGGCAAGCAGACCGTCGGTGAGCTGGATTTGATTCTCTATAATCATACAGACAAGCTGACTGAGCATTGGGAGTTAGCGATTAAATTTTTTATAGGTTCAAAGCCCTTTGCGCCTACTGATTGGGTTGGTATTAATTCTAATGATAATCTACAGCGCAAAATGACTTATATGCAAAATAAGCAATTTCGCGCCATTTGGGTAGATACTAAGGATCATGGCCGCGTCAAGATTGATAAGCGCTATGGGATAATAAAAGGACGCTTCTTTTTGCCAATGGGCATGACTGATTTTACTTATCCTAAGTGGTTGGCTACAAATTTTCCTATGCATCAGTGGTGCGATATAAACGATAACAGCAGTCTTGCTAAGCTTAATTTGAGCCACTTACGCTTCGCGCACTATATAGAATGGTTTACCAAACGCGATTTTTATGATGGTCAGCACTCTTTACCTACTTGGCCAGACGATAAGCAACCTAGGACTGGGTTATATTTTGAAAACGACTGTCCTATCGTTATTTATCCTAGGCAAACTGCTTATGATAAATAG
- a CDS encoding rod shape-determining protein, with amino-acid sequence MNLFGFLSSNIAIDLGTANTLIFIPGKGVVLDEPTVVALRSNRTQNPTVAAVGIDAKQMLGRTPANITAIRPLKDGVIADFEVTQKMLKHFISKVKAKRFLAQPNVVVCVPCKSTLVERKAIREAVSSAGASKVLLLEEPMAAAIGAGMPVHEASGSMVVDIGGGTTEIAVIALSGCVYAESIRIGGDIFDEAIITHVRRTHGCVIGETTAERIKTEVGSALNEEEQLEVEVRGRSMAEGVPKTFTINSQEIQKALSDPLSGIVSAVKAALEQTPPELSSDIAERGIVLTGGGALLRDLDKLISRETGLPVTVAEDPLTCVSRGGGMALDFINNKSLNMIFV; translated from the coding sequence ATGAACCTGTTTGGATTTTTATCAAGTAACATCGCCATTGATCTTGGCACTGCCAACACCTTAATTTTTATCCCTGGTAAAGGGGTAGTACTCGATGAGCCTACGGTGGTTGCTTTGCGTAGTAACCGTACTCAGAATCCAACGGTTGCCGCTGTAGGTATCGATGCCAAGCAAATGCTAGGTCGTACGCCTGCCAATATCACTGCTATACGTCCGCTAAAAGACGGGGTGATTGCAGATTTTGAAGTCACCCAAAAGATGCTTAAGCATTTTATTAGTAAGGTAAAAGCCAAACGTTTTTTAGCTCAGCCTAATGTAGTGGTCTGTGTTCCTTGCAAGTCGACGCTAGTAGAGCGTAAAGCCATTCGTGAAGCGGTGTCTTCAGCTGGCGCAAGTAAAGTATTATTGTTAGAGGAGCCAATGGCGGCGGCTATCGGTGCTGGCATGCCCGTCCATGAAGCTAGCGGTTCTATGGTTGTCGATATCGGCGGCGGTACTACTGAGATTGCCGTTATCGCGCTATCAGGCTGTGTTTACGCCGAATCTATCCGTATTGGCGGCGACATCTTTGATGAGGCTATTATTACTCATGTGCGCCGTACGCATGGCTGCGTGATTGGTGAGACCACTGCTGAACGTATCAAAACCGAGGTCGGCTCTGCGCTCAATGAAGAAGAGCAGCTTGAGGTAGAAGTTCGTGGTCGTAGTATGGCAGAAGGAGTGCCAAAGACTTTTACGATCAATTCGCAAGAGATTCAAAAAGCGCTAAGTGATCCGCTAAGTGGTATCGTTAGTGCGGTAAAAGCAGCGCTTGAGCAGACTCCGCCTGAGCTATCTTCCGATATCGCTGAGCGCGGTATTGTCTTGACCGGCGGCGGCGCTTTGTTACGCGATTTAGATAAGCTGATCTCTAGAGAGACGGGACTACCGGTAACTGTCGCTGAAGATCCGTTGACTTGTGTGAGTCGCGGCGGCGGCATGGCACTAGATTTTATTAATAATAAAAGCCTGAATATGATTTTTGTCTAA
- a CDS encoding DUF2726 domain-containing protein — protein MSIGIIFLLAAIGFLGLIAVLKRQASSNKAQPDPQPVRGDDLAIWPFAPMPIMTDTEVIFFNKLKNALPEYHIFVQVQLSRIIEANSEEASERSFWFNRICRQSVDYVITDIDAQTTLVAIELDDWTHSSKSRQKADDKKDKALASAGIAIVRFHAERMPSADMLRYEIMQVIENY, from the coding sequence ATGTCAATTGGCATTATATTTTTGCTCGCTGCTATCGGATTTTTAGGTCTGATAGCGGTGCTAAAACGGCAAGCAAGCTCTAATAAAGCACAGCCAGATCCGCAGCCGGTACGCGGTGATGACTTAGCGATTTGGCCTTTTGCGCCGATGCCTATTATGACTGACACCGAAGTTATATTTTTTAATAAACTCAAAAATGCTTTACCTGAATATCATATCTTTGTGCAAGTACAGCTCTCGCGTATTATTGAGGCTAATAGTGAAGAGGCGAGCGAGCGCAGCTTTTGGTTCAACCGTATCTGTCGGCAAAGCGTTGACTACGTGATTACCGATATCGACGCGCAAACTACTTTAGTCGCCATAGAATTGGACGATTGGACGCATAGTAGTAAGTCACGGCAAAAAGCCGATGACAAAAAAGATAAAGCGCTAGCGAGTGCGGGTATCGCAATTGTACGTTTTCATGCCGAGCGTATGCCTAGCGCTGATATGCTTAGATATGAGATCATGCAGGTGATTGAGAATTATTGA
- the mreC gene encoding rod shape-determining protein MreC, protein MTPSIFTRQPLSLRKTAIVLIVAMVLMWFDSKNPEWFNPVRDTSHASMQPIYQSSLLPSYAKHWASGSLESKESLRRENVQLKSQLLHAQAKLQQQDYILAQNARLQGILSTTRPEQFDLNLAQVIGTDTNLLKQIVVINKGERDGVKVAQTVIDENGILGQVINVYPNTSRVLLISDEQQSVAVTVKRTGQRAIVTGVGLPTSLSLNYVFKTSDVRVGDTLISSGLGGRIPAGYRVGTIAHIEDTQADNFKTIEVTPAANFIDNAYVLVLQDKNDSAINQAND, encoded by the coding sequence ATGACTCCAAGTATTTTTACTCGTCAACCGTTATCACTACGTAAGACTGCTATCGTGCTGATAGTAGCTATGGTTTTGATGTGGTTTGATAGTAAAAATCCAGAATGGTTTAATCCGGTACGCGATACTAGCCACGCCTCCATGCAGCCTATCTATCAATCGTCTTTATTACCCAGTTATGCCAAGCACTGGGCTAGCGGCAGTTTGGAATCAAAAGAGTCGCTGCGTCGCGAAAACGTACAGCTCAAATCACAATTATTACATGCCCAGGCCAAATTGCAGCAGCAAGATTATATCTTAGCGCAAAACGCGCGATTGCAAGGCATCTTATCGACCACCAGACCCGAGCAGTTTGATCTTAATTTAGCGCAAGTTATCGGGACCGATACCAATTTGCTCAAGCAAATCGTGGTGATTAATAAAGGCGAGCGTGATGGGGTGAAAGTGGCGCAAACGGTTATTGATGAAAACGGCATATTAGGACAGGTTATTAACGTTTATCCTAATACTAGCCGCGTCTTGCTAATTAGTGATGAGCAGCAGTCAGTAGCGGTCACCGTCAAGCGTACTGGCCAACGTGCTATTGTCACAGGCGTAGGGCTGCCTACTTCGTTGAGCCTTAATTATGTGTTTAAGACCTCAGATGTGCGTGTTGGCGATACTTTGATATCATCAGGTTTAGGGGGCCGTATTCCAGCAGGGTACCGCGTGGGCACTATTGCTCATATTGAAGATACTCAAGCGGATAATTTCAAAACTATTGAGGTAACGCCTGCGGCTAACTTTATCGATAATGCCTATGTACTCGTGTTACAAGACAAAAATGACTCAGCTATCAATCAAGCTAATGATTGA
- the gatB gene encoding Asp-tRNA(Asn)/Glu-tRNA(Gln) amidotransferase subunit GatB gives MMTTTTATNDSTQAIRKDLLIDGYEVVIGIEIHCQLNTESKIFSSAPTDFGHEPNTQANIVDLGLPGVLPVLNHGVVERALKFGIGVNAELGLFNTFDRKNYFYPDLPKGYQITQMANPIVGKGYIDVVVNEGEKNEYPKRMGITRAHLEEDAGKSVHDAVEGMTGVDLNRAGTPLVEIVSEPDMRSAAEALAYIKAIHQLVTWLGISDAIMAEGSFRCDCNVSVRQPGEELGTRTELKNLNSFRSIERAIAREIERQIDIVEDGGKVVQATMLYDADKDETRVMRTKEDANDYRYFPDPDLLPVRIEQHTVDEIKAAMPELPVARRARFEDELGLSEYDARILTGSRQIADYFEDVVNEVGKDNAKTAANWVMGDLLGALNKDDKEITDSPISAKQMAGLLARLFDDTLSGKLAKKVFRALYERAGGDSDDAADKIIKDKGLKQETDTGAIKAIVEEVIANNQAMVDEYKGGKEKAFNGLVGQVMKASRGSANPQQVNQILKELLG, from the coding sequence ATAATGACTACAACAACAGCGACTAACGATAGCACTCAAGCCATCCGTAAAGACTTGCTAATTGATGGCTATGAAGTCGTCATCGGTATCGAAATTCACTGCCAGCTCAACACGGAAAGTAAAATATTCTCTAGTGCGCCAACTGATTTTGGTCATGAGCCAAACACTCAAGCTAACATTGTCGATTTAGGTCTGCCAGGTGTGTTACCGGTACTCAATCACGGTGTGGTCGAGCGTGCGCTAAAGTTCGGTATTGGCGTTAATGCAGAATTAGGCTTATTTAATACCTTTGATCGTAAGAACTACTTTTATCCAGACTTGCCCAAAGGTTATCAAATCACCCAAATGGCCAATCCTATAGTTGGTAAAGGCTATATTGATGTCGTGGTCAATGAGGGCGAAAAGAACGAGTACCCTAAACGTATGGGTATCACCCGCGCGCACTTAGAAGAAGATGCTGGCAAGTCGGTACATGATGCCGTAGAGGGTATGACTGGCGTTGATCTCAACCGTGCCGGCACGCCACTCGTCGAGATCGTCTCTGAGCCAGATATGCGCTCAGCCGCTGAGGCCTTAGCTTATATCAAAGCTATTCATCAGCTGGTCACTTGGCTTGGCATCTCAGACGCTATTATGGCTGAAGGCTCATTCCGCTGCGACTGTAACGTCTCTGTGCGTCAGCCAGGGGAAGAGCTTGGTACGCGTACGGAGCTTAAAAACCTAAACTCGTTTCGCTCTATCGAACGCGCTATCGCTCGCGAGATTGAACGTCAAATCGATATTGTCGAGGACGGCGGCAAAGTGGTACAAGCCACTATGCTTTATGATGCTGATAAAGACGAAACTCGCGTCATGCGTACTAAAGAAGATGCCAATGATTATCGCTACTTCCCTGATCCTGATCTATTGCCAGTGCGTATCGAACAACATACCGTTGATGAAATCAAAGCCGCTATGCCTGAGCTGCCAGTAGCGCGCCGTGCCCGTTTTGAGGATGAGCTTGGCTTATCAGAATATGACGCGCGTATCTTAACTGGCAGTCGTCAAATTGCGGACTACTTTGAAGATGTGGTAAACGAGGTCGGTAAAGACAACGCCAAAACCGCAGCTAACTGGGTCATGGGCGATCTACTTGGTGCGCTTAATAAGGACGATAAAGAAATCACCGACTCGCCTATCAGCGCTAAGCAAATGGCGGGACTGCTGGCACGACTATTTGACGATACTTTATCGGGTAAACTTGCCAAAAAAGTCTTTAGAGCTTTATACGAACGCGCGGGCGGTGATAGCGATGATGCCGCTGATAAAATCATCAAAGATAAAGGACTAAAGCAAGAAACTGATACCGGCGCGATTAAAGCTATTGTCGAAGAAGTCATCGCAAATAATCAAGCGATGGTCGATGAATATAAAGGTGGTAAAGAAAAAGCCTTTAACGGTCTAGTCGGTCAAGTGATGAAAGCTAGCCGTGGTAGTGCTAATCCGCAACAGGTCAATCAGATCTTAAAAGAGCTGCTTGGTTAA
- the gatA gene encoding Asp-tRNA(Asn)/Glu-tRNA(Gln) amidotransferase subunit GatA — protein sequence MSEMHLLTTEQLITGLQNKQFSSAELTEHYIKRIESLDNKINSFITTTFNTARAQAQAADGMRAQGDKRTLLGVPMAHKDIFCTQGVLTTCGSKMLHNFISPYDATIVTNIREAGMINLGKLNMDEFAMGSDNSSSYYGKVQNPWNLEHVPGGSSGGSASAVAAGFVPLATASDTGGSIRQPASFCGLTGIKPTYGRVSRFGMIAYASSLDQAGTMGRSAKDCAYLLQPMVSYDVRDATSVKHDIPDYVQDIKDAEANAGDKPFAGLRIGVAKEYFTEGLDQEVEQTVRAALKQYEELGATIVEVNITNPDVTLATYYMLAPAEASSNLSRFDGVRFGYRCEDPKDLTDLYTRTRSEGFGAEVQRRILTGTYALSAGYFDAYYIKAQKVRRMIVEDFKKAFANCDVIASPTAPTAAYKLSDNLDPASMYLGDVYTIGVNLAGLPALSHPVGLTSKGLPVGLQLIGQYWQESKLLSTTHLFQLHTDHHLQHSAIAKETV from the coding sequence ATGTCTGAGATGCATCTATTAACTACCGAGCAGCTGATTACCGGCTTGCAAAACAAACAATTTAGTAGCGCAGAATTAACCGAACATTATATTAAGCGTATAGAAAGCTTAGATAATAAAATTAATAGCTTTATTACTACTACCTTTAACACCGCTCGCGCGCAAGCGCAGGCAGCCGATGGCATGCGCGCCCAAGGTGATAAACGGACGCTGCTAGGCGTACCAATGGCGCATAAAGATATCTTTTGTACCCAAGGAGTGCTCACCACTTGTGGCTCAAAAATGCTGCATAACTTCATCTCGCCTTACGATGCAACCATTGTTACTAATATCCGCGAAGCTGGAATGATTAATTTGGGCAAGCTTAATATGGATGAGTTTGCGATGGGCTCAGACAATAGCAGCTCTTATTATGGCAAAGTACAAAACCCTTGGAATCTTGAGCATGTCCCTGGTGGTTCCTCAGGCGGTAGTGCCTCAGCGGTCGCAGCAGGCTTTGTACCGCTAGCAACAGCTAGTGACACGGGCGGCTCTATTCGTCAACCCGCCTCATTCTGCGGCTTGACGGGTATTAAACCTACTTATGGCCGAGTCTCACGCTTTGGCATGATTGCTTATGCTTCGAGCCTCGATCAAGCTGGTACTATGGGTCGTAGCGCTAAAGACTGCGCTTACCTGTTGCAGCCGATGGTCAGTTATGATGTACGTGATGCCACCTCAGTCAAACATGATATTCCAGATTATGTACAAGATATCAAGGACGCCGAGGCCAATGCTGGCGACAAGCCTTTCGCCGGACTACGGATTGGGGTAGCAAAAGAGTACTTCACTGAAGGTTTAGATCAAGAAGTCGAACAAACAGTACGAGCAGCTCTCAAGCAATATGAAGAGCTTGGCGCTACTATTGTAGAGGTCAATATTACCAATCCGGATGTGACGCTCGCGACTTATTATATGCTTGCTCCTGCTGAGGCCTCTTCAAACTTATCACGCTTTGATGGCGTGCGCTTTGGCTATCGCTGTGAAGACCCTAAAGACTTGACGGATCTTTATACGCGTACGCGTTCTGAAGGCTTTGGCGCTGAGGTGCAGCGCCGTATCTTGACCGGTACTTACGCGCTATCAGCAGGCTACTTCGATGCTTACTATATCAAGGCACAAAAGGTGCGCCGTATGATTGTTGAGGATTTCAAAAAGGCTTTTGCTAATTGTGATGTTATTGCTAGCCCAACCGCCCCAACTGCGGCTTATAAGCTTAGCGATAATCTAGATCCTGCTTCTATGTATTTAGGCGACGTCTATACTATCGGCGTCAATTTGGCAGGTTTACCAGCGCTTAGCCATCCTGTAGGCCTGACTTCTAAGGGTTTGCCAGTAGGTTTACAGCTTATCGGTCAATATTGGCAAGAGAGTAAACTACTTAGTACCACGCATTTATTCCAATTGCACACCGATCACCATTTACAACATTCTGCTATCGCCAAGGAGACAGTATAA
- the gatC gene encoding Asp-tRNA(Asn)/Glu-tRNA(Gln) amidotransferase subunit GatC, whose translation MSSQSPDKTSIEHDQVSREEILEIATLARLGIDENTAGSYANDISKVLGLMKTLGSVDTTGVTALPNIHEVCQELRSDVAKHDIDRARNQSMAPAVEDGLYLVPQVIE comes from the coding sequence ATGTCATCGCAATCGCCCGATAAAACCTCTATTGAACATGATCAAGTTAGCCGTGAGGAGATTTTGGAAATCGCTACTCTAGCGCGTCTAGGTATCGACGAGAATACCGCTGGAAGCTACGCTAATGATATTAGCAAAGTACTGGGCTTGATGAAGACTCTTGGCAGCGTTGACACCACTGGCGTCACTGCTTTACCAAATATCCATGAAGTTTGCCAAGAGCTGCGTAGTGATGTAGCTAAGCACGATATTGATCGCGCGCGTAATCAGTCTATGGCGCCTGCAGTAGAAGATGGGCTATATCTAGTACCGCAAGTTATCGAATAA
- a CDS encoding monooxygenase yields the protein MKYLLQMDFPYTGPFGDAFFEQMQDLAKDIATEDGLVYKLWTENEETQEAGGIYVFDNLADANRYQAKHTERLQSFGFSGIRAKTFIINEELSAITKASF from the coding sequence ATGAAATACCTTTTACAGATGGACTTTCCATATACAGGCCCTTTTGGTGATGCGTTTTTTGAGCAGATGCAAGATCTTGCCAAAGACATCGCTACCGAGGACGGTTTGGTCTATAAGCTGTGGACGGAGAACGAAGAAACGCAAGAGGCAGGCGGTATATATGTTTTTGATAACTTAGCAGATGCCAATAGATATCAAGCTAAACATACCGAGCGTTTGCAGTCGTTTGGCTTTAGCGGTATTCGAGCTAAAACTTTTATCATTAATGAAGAGCTCAGCGCTATTACTAAGGCTTCTTTTTGA
- a CDS encoding LysM peptidoglycan-binding domain-containing protein has protein sequence MNFSRQALLGIGMIIGGSVMLYAMVQQIGTSDNNVTAPAIVASSTTEPATTAPLTTDIDTEKKLLAQKQKERAMRVAEQEKRAKQFLAEQESAEATALAKSRAENQRYIDNNTPEVVVDKVSEETLATPSMQPRTETSNTAVSQTSTTTDTNAAKAQQQAAEANKLAEAKRVVERQQAAQQKAEAEAKAKEKALAKQKAEQKAAEQKAQAAKTEPPSSPTDYTVKSGDGLIKLARQYNVPVEALAQANNTSPSATLQLGQTITIPSRKQIQRLEREAAEAERKREQEKAQAQAKREAQQRLIEARKEVKETDAKGSFGVQVSLASDQAAAEKVAKKFREAGYQVTTSKTSRGVRVVVGPERGKVAALALKDKINNDPKVDTSGAWVKYW, from the coding sequence ATGAATTTTTCTAGACAAGCCTTATTGGGCATAGGAATGATTATTGGTGGTAGCGTGATGTTATACGCTATGGTGCAGCAGATTGGTACTAGTGATAACAATGTAACTGCGCCTGCTATAGTAGCGAGCTCAACTACTGAACCAGCGACAACGGCACCACTGACTACAGATATTGATACCGAAAAAAAGCTGCTGGCACAAAAACAAAAAGAGCGTGCTATGCGTGTGGCTGAGCAAGAAAAGCGGGCCAAACAGTTTTTGGCTGAGCAAGAGTCGGCAGAAGCGACAGCGCTAGCCAAGTCGCGAGCTGAAAACCAACGATATATCGATAATAATACCCCAGAAGTTGTCGTTGATAAGGTTAGTGAAGAAACGCTAGCAACGCCTAGCATGCAGCCGCGTACAGAGACTTCTAACACTGCTGTGTCACAAACTAGTACAACAACTGACACTAACGCTGCTAAGGCTCAACAGCAAGCGGCAGAGGCTAATAAGTTGGCAGAAGCCAAGCGAGTAGTAGAGCGTCAACAAGCCGCCCAACAAAAAGCAGAGGCCGAAGCTAAAGCTAAAGAAAAGGCTCTTGCTAAGCAAAAAGCTGAGCAAAAAGCAGCTGAGCAAAAAGCACAAGCGGCTAAAACTGAGCCACCAAGCTCGCCTACCGACTATACGGTTAAATCAGGTGACGGCCTGATCAAATTGGCACGTCAATACAATGTTCCTGTCGAAGCTTTGGCGCAGGCTAATAATACTTCACCCTCAGCAACACTACAGTTAGGTCAAACCATTACTATCCCTTCGCGCAAACAGATTCAGCGTCTAGAACGTGAGGCGGCAGAAGCTGAGCGCAAGCGTGAACAAGAAAAAGCGCAGGCTCAGGCCAAACGTGAGGCTCAGCAGCGTCTGATAGAGGCACGTAAGGAAGTCAAGGAGACTGATGCAAAAGGTAGCTTTGGCGTTCAAGTTTCGCTAGCAAGCGATCAAGCGGCTGCCGAAAAAGTTGCTAAGAAATTTAGAGAGGCTGGATATCAAGTTACTACTAGCAAAACCAGTCGCGGTGTACGCGTCGTCGTTGGTCCCGAGCGTGGTAAAGTAGCTGCCTTAGCGCTAAAAGATAAGATTAATAATGATCCCAAAGTAGACACTAGTGGGGCGTGGGTCAAATATTGGTAA
- the mreD gene encoding rod shape-determining protein MreD, with translation MAYPDSEHPTGLLLSAIALSLIVASSLSVYPLSQYLSTLRPMFMIMVLVFWLLFQPRYVGVFIAFAVGLIADLLTDSRLGQQAFAAVIMAFAIRLTSFYLKQLNTLSAWLVAALSLFVFQLTLWILQIITQSTFVAQSAFSLVLSIVSWPLVLLALRKFTR, from the coding sequence ATGGCGTATCCGGACTCTGAACATCCTACTGGTCTATTACTGAGCGCTATTGCGCTAAGCTTAATAGTCGCCTCCTCACTCAGTGTCTATCCATTAAGTCAGTACCTCTCGACTCTACGACCGATGTTTATGATTATGGTGCTTGTTTTTTGGCTGCTGTTTCAACCTCGTTATGTAGGCGTGTTTATTGCTTTTGCAGTCGGTCTTATCGCTGATTTGTTGACAGACAGTCGACTTGGACAACAAGCCTTTGCCGCTGTAATAATGGCCTTTGCTATTAGACTCACAAGCTTTTATCTTAAGCAATTAAACACCCTTAGCGCTTGGCTGGTTGCGGCCTTGAGTTTGTTTGTTTTTCAATTGACTCTTTGGATATTGCAAATCATTACCCAAAGTACCTTTGTGGCGCAGTCGGCTTTTTCTTTAGTATTAAGTATCGTTAGTTGGCCGCTAGTATTGCTAGCACTGCGCAAATTTACCCGCTAG